ACATAATCCCCATGGAGACTTAAGGTGTCTTCTGTTGGCTCACTGCAAAAGCTTCGGGGAGCAGAACCCATTTTCTGCGCGAACGCATGACGACAAACGATTCACTTGAAGCGATGTCCCCTATTCGGGGAAGCGCTTCATCAAGGAACCGATAGAGATCGGCTGTGTCGTCGGACAAGACAACCTCGACAATGATATCATATCGGCCTGTCACAACTACAGCCCAATTTACATTGGGCAATTGTGTGATCTGATCGAGTTTTTCACCGAGAAAGCCATGCTTGGAGAGCGTCAACCCGACCAGCGCAATGGTCACACCCCGGACGGCAGCCGGGTCGAGCAGCCCTGCGATACGGAGCACACCTTTTTGCATCAGGTTTTTAATTCGTGAGCGTACGGTTGGTGCCGTCACACTCAGATGCTCCGAGAGTTTTGCCGGTGTTGTCTGGCCATC
Above is a genomic segment from Desulfovibrio inopinatus DSM 10711 containing:
- a CDS encoding Lrp/AsnC family transcriptional regulator; this encodes MNKIQLDHHDADLLRLLAEDGQTTPAKLSEHLSVTAPTVRSRIKNLMQKGVLRIAGLLDPAAVRGVTIALVGLTLSKHGFLGEKLDQITQLPNVNWAVVVTGRYDIIVEVVLSDDTADLYRFLDEALPRIGDIASSESFVVMRSRRKWVLLPEAFAVSQQKTP